One segment of Strix aluco isolate bStrAlu1 chromosome 4, bStrAlu1.hap1, whole genome shotgun sequence DNA contains the following:
- the CYP2U1 gene encoding cytochrome P450 2U1, whose translation MAAGTAAWTWLLRAPTATELLLAALCWLGCYWLLRRPRAPPGLPPGPTPWPLVGNFAFALLPPPLLRRWAVEVRGGGRGSPAFSPHVFLTGLTKMYGSVFRLFVGSRPFIVLNTFGAVREALVQKAEAFSDRPSVPIVLMITRKKGVIFAPYGPVWKQQRKFSLSTLRHFGVGRHSLEPKIIEELKFIKEEMLKHGKDSFNPFPIIRNAVSNVICSMAFGRRFNYEDVEFKTMLKNMARALELSVNSYMILVNICPWLYYLPFGPFRELRKTELDITAFLKKIIAQHRDTLDAANPRDFIDMYFIHAEEEKNNKESSFNEDYLFFIIGDLFIAGTDTTSNTLLWCLLYMSLYPEVQEKVHAEIEAVLGRDKVPSLTHKAQMPFTEATIMEVQRMTAVVPLSIPRMASETAVLQGYTIPKGSVIVPNLWSVHRDPNIWEKPDEFQPSRFLDENGQLIKKEAFIPFGMGKRVCMGEQLAKMELFLIFASLMQSFTFLYPENAAKPSMEGRFGLTLAPCPFNIIALKK comes from the exons ATGGCGGCGGGCACGGCCGCTTGGACCTGGCTGCTGCGGGCCCCCACCGCCACCGAGCTGCTGCTGGCGGCCCTGTGCTGGCTGGGCTGCTACTGGCTGCTGCGGCGGCCGCGGGCgccgccggggctgccgccgggcCCGACGCCCTGGCCGCTGGTGGGCAACTTCGCCTTCgccctgctgccgccgccgctgctgagGAGGTGGGCGGTGGAggtgcggggcggcggccggggctccCCCGCCTTCTCCCCCCACGTCTTCCTCACCGGCCTCACCAAGATGTACGGCAGCGTCTTCCGGCTCTTCGTGGGCAGCCGCCCCTTCATCGTCCTCAACACCTTCGGGGCGGTGCGGGAGGCGCTGGTGCAGAAGGCGGAGGCGTTCAGCGACCGGCCCTCCGTCCCGATCGTCCTCATGATCACCCGCAAGAAGG gTGTTATTTTTGCACCTTACGGCCCTGTCTGGAAGCAACAGAGGAAATTCTCTCTCTCAACACTGCGTCATTTTGGAGTGGGAAGACACAGCTTGGAGCCTAAAATCATTGAAGAGCTGAAGTTTATAAAGGAGGAAATGCTGAAGCACGGAAAGGATTCATTTAATCCCTTTCCAATCATTCGCAACGCTGTGTCCAATGTTATCTGTTCCATGGCCTTTGGCAGGCGTTTTAACTATGAAGATGTTGAGTTCAAGACGATGCTGAAGAACATGGCCCGTGCACTAGAGCTAAGTGTGAACAGCTATATGATCCTGGTCAATATCTGCCCTTGGCTGTATTACCTTCCCTTTGGGCCTTTCCGGGAACTTAGGAAAACAGAATTAGATATTactgcttttctaaaaaaaataattgcacagcACAGGGATACACTGGATGCAGCAAATCCCAGGGACTTCATTGATATGTATTTCATccatgcagaagaagaaaagaacaacaaGGAGAGCAGTTTTAATGAAGACTACCTATTTTTTATCATTGGTGACCTCTTCATTGCAGGCACAGACACTACTTCCAACACATTACTTTGGTGCCTGCTCTACATGTCTCTCTACCCAGAAGTACAAG AGAAGGTTCATGCAGAAATTGAAGCAGTTCTAGGACGTGACAAGGTTCCCTCTCTTACCCACAAGGCTCAAATGCCCTTCACAGAGGCAACCATTATGGAAGTGCAGAGGATGACTGCGGTTGTTCCACTTTCTATTCCTCGAATGGCCTCAGAGACTGCTG TGCTGCAGGGATATACTATTCCTAAGGGCAGTGTGATCGTGCCCAACTTGTGGTCAGTACACAGAGATCCTAACATTTGGGAGAAACCAGATGAATTTCAACCATCAAGATTTCTGGATGAAAATGGCCAGCTAATTAAGAAAGAGGCATTCATTCCTTTTGGAATGG GTAAACGTGTGTGCATGGGAGAGCAGTTGGCAAAAATGGAGCTGTTCTTAATTTTTGCAAGTCTAATGCAAAGTTTTACCTTTTTGTATCCTGAAAATGCTGCAAAACCATCTATGGAGGGAAGGTTTGGTCTAACTTTAGCTCCATGTCCGTTCAATATAATAGCTTTGAAGAAATGA